A genome region from Saccharicrinis carchari includes the following:
- the wecB gene encoding non-hydrolyzing UDP-N-acetylglucosamine 2-epimerase yields MKKVLIVFGTRPEAIKMAPVVREFNKNSSHFNTRVCVTAQHREMLDQVLDFFKIKPDYDLDLMKPNQNLHSLTGDIINGLKPVLEDFKPDYVLVHGDTTTSTAAALAAFYSGAKVGHVEAGLRTYNKLAPFPEELNRQITGKIADYHFSPTTMSKSNLLSEKTPEDAIVVTGNTVIDALLESVDIVNRIQDNEDINKLKEIIDADKKLVVVTGHRRENHGQGFLDICDALNRIAQRDDVQVIYPVHLNPNVQKPVYSILGDNTNIHLIAPLPYEAFIWLMDKAYLIITDSGGVQEEAPSLGKPVLVMRDTTERPEAVEAGTVILVGTDKDKILHEATDLLDNQNRYNKMTMLHNPYGDGKASERIVDYLVKQ; encoded by the coding sequence ATGAAAAAAGTTCTCATTGTATTCGGAACCAGGCCCGAAGCCATAAAAATGGCACCTGTAGTCAGGGAGTTTAATAAAAACAGTAGTCATTTCAATACCAGGGTCTGTGTAACCGCACAGCATCGCGAAATGCTGGATCAAGTGTTGGATTTTTTTAAAATTAAACCCGATTACGATTTGGATTTAATGAAGCCCAATCAGAACTTACATTCCTTAACGGGTGATATTATCAATGGTCTGAAACCGGTGCTCGAAGACTTTAAGCCCGATTATGTATTGGTGCATGGGGATACTACCACCTCTACGGCTGCTGCATTGGCGGCATTTTATAGCGGAGCTAAAGTAGGCCATGTGGAAGCCGGCCTACGCACTTACAATAAATTGGCGCCCTTCCCTGAGGAGCTCAACAGGCAAATCACAGGTAAAATTGCAGATTATCACTTTTCGCCTACTACTATGTCTAAAAGCAACCTGCTGAGCGAAAAAACACCGGAAGACGCCATTGTGGTTACCGGAAATACCGTTATCGATGCTCTACTGGAAAGTGTGGATATCGTTAACCGTATTCAGGATAATGAGGACATCAACAAGTTAAAGGAAATAATTGATGCCGATAAAAAGCTGGTTGTAGTTACCGGCCATCGAAGAGAAAATCACGGACAAGGTTTTCTTGATATCTGCGATGCTTTGAACCGCATTGCCCAACGGGATGATGTGCAGGTAATATATCCGGTACACCTGAATCCCAATGTGCAAAAGCCGGTGTATTCCATATTGGGCGATAATACCAACATTCACCTCATTGCTCCGTTGCCTTACGAAGCTTTTATATGGCTCATGGACAAAGCCTATTTAATTATTACCGATAGTGGCGGGGTGCAGGAGGAAGCACCCAGCTTGGGCAAGCCCGTTTTGGTGATGCGTGATACCACCGAACGTCCCGAAGCGGTAGAGGCAGGAACAGTAATTCTGGTAGGCACCGATAAAGATAAAATACTGCACGAGGCCACCGACTTATTGGACAACCAAAACCGATATAATAAAATGACCATGCTCCACAACCCCTACGGCGACGGCAAAGCATCGGAACGCATAGTCGATTATTTAGTAAAACAGTAA
- a CDS encoding lipoprotein signal peptidase, translating into MLSIFKKPVFIILLVLVIDQALKIWVKTNMMLGEEFSVIGNWFIIHFIENNGMAFGMELAGEFGKIILSVFRIIAVIGIGYYLYQLGKKNAPTGLIVSISLVLAGALGNIIDSAFYGMIFNDSYPQVATMFPAEGGYSSFLHGKVVDMFYFPLINGTFPNWMPFFGGDDFVFFRPVFNVADSAITIGIASILIFQRKFFDK; encoded by the coding sequence ATGCTTTCAATTTTTAAGAAGCCGGTTTTTATAATTTTACTGGTATTGGTCATCGATCAGGCATTAAAAATTTGGGTAAAAACAAATATGATGCTGGGTGAAGAGTTTAGTGTGATCGGAAATTGGTTTATCATCCATTTTATCGAGAACAACGGAATGGCCTTTGGGATGGAGCTGGCAGGCGAATTTGGTAAGATAATCTTAAGTGTATTTCGCATCATAGCTGTAATTGGTATAGGGTATTACCTGTATCAGCTCGGTAAAAAAAATGCACCCACCGGGCTTATCGTCAGCATATCCCTGGTGCTGGCAGGAGCGCTCGGCAACATCATCGACAGTGCCTTTTACGGTATGATTTTTAACGATAGTTACCCACAAGTAGCTACCATGTTTCCGGCCGAAGGAGGCTATTCCTCATTTTTACATGGCAAGGTGGTGGATATGTTTTATTTTCCATTGATCAACGGAACGTTTCCAAATTGGATGCCCTTTTTTGGGGGCGATGATTTTGTGTTTTTTCGCCCGGTATTCAATGTCGCGGATTCTGCAATAACTATTGGTATCGCCTCCATTTTAATTTTTCAGCGTAAGTTTTTCGATAAGTGA